Proteins found in one Dermacentor silvarum isolate Dsil-2018 chromosome 8, BIME_Dsil_1.4, whole genome shotgun sequence genomic segment:
- the LOC125947554 gene encoding uncharacterized protein LOC125947554, producing the protein MAGSSRAATTADAGRGSSFSDVPKDYRIILPPMPTGEGLKTMVVLHCDIAGRPYKIEDFSQPMRNAGIIEQVGGIGAYQMSHVWLVNFRTEEAKKKLLETKPFLVKGRTCVAIDPQRQEVRLKVHWCAFNVSNDAVRRAFVEYGEVKEVTGDKWKTGGFDNADSTTRVVRLILRDGVSLERIPHQMRIGNGTVLVIVPGRAPICLRCRATGHIRRDCKVPRCNKCRAYGHEEAECARSYARAAFRGTAESSELVMDEDEAEQAAANAASDAETGADAANVSGAQEGSQGQKPASLSAATAEAPAISASTATDAKDGGVASSEKQRDHVLTRASGSAASMGTSMAEAEEVGDVSASVEDDHAASMDLDSTSSKRRHDGATSVLQEQRLRQPEREWRVAGKKPRVTRAQRSSSLPRDDTEKT; encoded by the coding sequence atggcTGGCTCCTCACGAGCTGCGACAACGGCCGACGCTGGCCGTGGATCTTCGTTCTCTGACgtgcccaaggactacaggatcATTCTGCCACCCATGCCCACCGGAGAAGGACTGAAGACTATGGTTGTTCTACATTGCGACATAGCAGGACGCCCGTACAAAATAGAGGACTTTAGTCAGCCTATGAGGAACGCTGGCATTATTGAGCAGGTTGGTGGAATAGGGGCTTACCAGATGTCTCACGTCTGGTTAGTGAATTTCCGCACTGAAGAAGCGAAAAAGAAGTTGCTGGAAACCAAGCCCTTCCTTGTCAAAGGTAGGACCTGCGTTGCAATCGACCCACAGAGGCAGGAAGTGCGGCTGAAAGTGCATTGGTGCGCCTTCAACGTGAGCAACGACGCAGTGAGACGGGCTTTCGTAGAGTACGGGGAGGTGAAGGAAGTCACTGGCGACAAGTGGAAGACAGGCGGCTTCGACAACGCTGACTCAACAACGCGTGTTGTGCGGCTTATTCTCCGTGATGGGGTAAGCCTTGAACGCATACCACACCAAATGCGCATCGGAAACGGAACAGTACTCGTCATAGTGCCAGGCCGTGCGCCCATCTGTCTACGCTGTCGTGCTACAGGACACATCCGCCGTGACTGTAAAGTGCCCAGATGCAATAAGTGCCGTGCTTATGGGCACGAAGAGGCGGAATGTGCAAGGTCCTATGCTCGAGCTGCTTTTCGAGGAACGGCAGAAAGCAGCGAGTTGGTAATGGACGAAGATGAAGCGGAACAGGCTGCTGCGAACGCGGCCTCAGACGCTGAGACAGGAGCAGACGCAGCTAATGTGAGTGGCGCCCAAGAAGGTAGCCAGGGACAAAAGCCAGCGTCTCTGTCTGCTGCAACCGCGGAGGCTCCGGCAATATCAGCGAGTACGGCGACAGACGCGAAGGACGGAGGTGTCGCGTCTAGCGAGAAACAGCGTGACCATGTGCTGACGCGAGCTAGTGGTTCCGCTGCTTCAATGGGAACATCGATGGCAGAAGCTGAAGAGGTGGGCGACGTGTCGGCAAGTGTGGAAGACGACCACGCAGCGTCGATGGATCTGGACAGCACGTCATCTAAGCGTCGCCATGACGGCGCAACCAGCGTTCTTCAGGAGCAGCGACTCCGTCAGCCGGAACGGGAGTGGCGCGTCGCTGGGAAAAAGCCGCGTGTCACCAGAGCGCAACGCTCGTCGTCGCTTCCCCGCGACGACACTGAGAAGACGTAA